In Chelonia mydas isolate rCheMyd1 chromosome 7, rCheMyd1.pri.v2, whole genome shotgun sequence, the sequence ATATGTTTTTTATGTAGCAGTGGTGGTATTCTTGAGAGTAACACCATATTaagaattgctttttaaaattgtagaTCCTGAAGCAAAATTAATGTGTATGGTGAAGTTGGGGATTCAGTAGTTATGAATAGCATAGTAATTTAGGGTCTCGCCTTTGaaacttaaaataataattgATTGGTTTAGTTACCTACATTGAGGAAAGCTTTACAAAAGTAttcacatttttttctctccccaagGGAGGTCCATATCATGATCTCTTGCATAGTGTCTTAGGAGCATATACGTGTTACAGACCTGATGTGGGATATGTAAGTATTTGCTCTATACACTGATATATTTTAATAGTGTAGATATCAAAGCTTCTAGTTCTCTGAACTTTTATTGTGCTGTGCTACCAGCAGTTTTAAAAGTAGTTCCCATCTTTATGAGCATATGATGCATATATCTCTGAAAAACTACTTGATGTTATGGTCAGTTATTACAGGTCAGGAAGTTCTGTAAAGAAAGTAGATTGTTGCTATTACAATGCTCTTTTAAAAAGTCCCAAACACTGTTGTCTAGATAAGATGGAGGTGAAACATGTCAGCAGGTAGAAACAGTAGGAGAAATTGATAGGCACTTTGCTACCTGAAAATCTAGGAGCAGAGAAGTCAGAGGTGTAAAATTTAAATGTAGCTAACTATTTATATATGCACTTAGGGAGTGTGAGCTGGGGGCATGAGAACAAATGGCATTGGCTAATGGGAATGTTACAGTAGAGTCAACTGTGTAACTAGAGTGTTGTCTCTGTTCCAACCTAGTTGGCTGTGCCTGTACCCTTTTCCATGTGATTTATTTCCCTCTAGCAGTTTTTCCATATCCTAACAACGAATTTGGGACCAAACTCTGTCTTTGCTGAGCTAATGAGCTCTGCATCCAGTCTGTTGTCTTCCCTACAGAGAGGGAGCATTCCAAGTCCCAGAGCACCTTTTGATCACCCAAGGCCTTCCTGGAAGCTCAGTGACAAACATCCCCAACTTGCTTCTGCAAAATAAAGATGATTTTCTTGGAGCCATGTTTTCGCTGTTTTTAGCTACATGTTGTAAAGAATTTTGTAAATTACTGCTTTAACATTTTGCCTTTACTTAATCATGTTGTTTTGTATACATCTCAAAATTTTGTCTAACTGGTTAATGACATATTgcagattataaatatttgcatttacaaacatttaagatactgtgctatttattttttgtgtgctaattgcacttcccCATTGAAGGTACAAGGGATGTCCTTCATTGCCGCAGTACTCATTCTCAATCTGGAAGAGGCAGATGCTTTCATTGCCTTTGCAAACCTCCTAAACAAGCCATGCCAGCTGGCCTTTTTTCGTGTGGATCACAGCATGGTATGCTAACAGATTGTAAAGTATTAAACTTTGATTTTGTTCTTTCATTCAGAACATATTCTTACTATTAGTAACCTTTTAATCCTTCAGTTGTTTGGATAGCAAACAATTTCTAATGATGGTTAGAATTAGACAATCAAGCTAGTGTGATTAATTACCTAAAGACATTCATTTctagagagaaataaaaaaacagaatttGTTGTACTATGGACAAGTTTTAAGGTTTGAAGATCTTCAATTTTTGTGATACTTCCCCCCCTACAGatgctgaaatattttgcagCGTTTGAAGTATTCTTTGAAGAAAATCTCCCAAAACTATTTCTTCACTTCAAATCATATAGTCTTACTCCAGATATATACTTGATAGACTGGTAAGTTAATGGCCACAGCAAACCTGATTTAGCAACTGCCTGTGATTTCCCTATTTTgcttcactcccccacccccagcagaagTACAGTATACGTCAAGAGTTTGTGTGGGACCAAAACTATCTTCAAACTTTGTGGGTCTCATGAACTCCTGGAGAATTACTTTGCATGGCAGCCCTGGCAGCAGCACCTAGTTCCAACATCAGTGTACATTTATGAACTAGAAGTAGAAATAACACATGCGTTCATATAGAAAACAagatacaattaatttaaaaggCCATTTGACCTTGCTCCAATACCACATAGTTGAGATGCTTAGTTGTAACCTTTGCAGGAAGGAGGAGGCTCAAGGGAGTGACATTTTTGTCCAGTTGTAGTGGTAGAGGGAGCAGTAAAGGGATACTGAATAAAAGAGTAAGAGGAGAGTCTGAAGGGAAAACTAAGGTAGAGGCAGAATAAAAGAATAAGAATTGAAGTGAAAGGATAGACTTAGAAATAACAAACACATAAAAGTACTTAATGTTCAAGTTGGAGGAATACACTAAAAATCAGGAGAGAAAAAGATAATGGAAGAATGGAAACAAGTTAGTACTCTAAAAATGTGGGCAAAGTACcataatacatatttatatatacatttaacagattaacattttaaaaacacttttaattgAGTTGATCCATGATTGGTAACTATGAGAGACATCGGCTGGTAGTGCTATTAtatcaaatatattaaaatttattggaaagaaaatattaaaggTTGCTACCTCCACACATCTTCAAAGGAGTTTATATTGGTGGCAATACAAAACACATGTAAAAAGATTTTTTGCCCCAAACTAAGTTTCCTCAAGTTTTTAATGGATTCCAATATTCTCCTTTTACGACTCTAAAGTGTTTTGTGAGGTGGTGTGCATTGAAGAGCTGTCTTACTTCATCCCAGAAATGACTGGATTTAGAAATGAAGTGATCCCGAATGTCCTGAATTGTATATGTTGCCAATGTCTAATGTCTTGTCACCCAAGTAAATTTCATGCCATCATTTCCCAGAATAACAAAATTTTGGCCCGACCCTAAAAAATGAAATCATTCAGAAACTGCCAACCAACCTAAAATTTGTTTTGTGAACATGCCCATATGATGCCTCAAGCCTTTTCCAACCAAGTGGACAAAAATACTACTGAAgcctaaaccaaaacaaaattcaaGGAAAAAGCCCTGTTCAGAGTGTTGTATATCCCTACTCCACACTGTTTCTTTGGAAACATTTGGATTGTGGTGGGTGGGAAATATCTGAATTGCTctatgggggagggaaagaaggcgGCTCTCAAATGTAGCATGGGAAGGAAATAGCAGATAATCTCAGATTGGGAATTCAGATTCTAGGGGACCATTTAAAACTCTGCTAGCTTTTAAAATTGCAACTATTTGACAAAGAATAAAACTAGAAAACATTTAGCTCTTGAACATGTCAGTGCTAATTTGTCATTTGATAGCTTTCAGCAACCTAGAGAAGGGAAGGGTATGGAATCTGATCATGTTTCTGAAGCAAAACAATAGCACTAACCAGTTACCTTTTTATACAATTATAGGATCTTCACACTCTACAGCAAGTCACTACCACTTGATCTGGCCTGTCGAGTCTGGGATGTCTTTTGTAGAGATGGAGAAGAGTTTTTGTTTAGAACAGGATTAGGAATCCTTCGATTATATGAAGATATCCTCCTACAGATGGACTTCATTCATATAGCGCAGTTTCTAACAAAACTGCCTGAAGACATCACATCAGAAAAGCTTTTTAGTTGCATTGCAGCTATTCAGATGCAGAACAGTAACAAAAAATGGGCCCAGGTGAGTGAAAATAATAATGTGAATAGAAGTAGTTAATACACATTTCTCAAAATAGACAGTGGCCTGTATAAATTCAGAACCTGTAGGGTAACTCCATTATAGAGTCTACTTTCTGCTGGAAGTCTGATtctacttttaaaacaaacaaaactgtatCAAAAGCATATGTTTGGAttgctctctctttctgtgaAGTGCATCCTACTTATCTATTTGAAGAGCAGATCTGGTGTCATTCGTGGAGGTGATTGCTTACTACTTCCTTCATTGGTAAATAAGTGCAGGAAAGGAAGTtgttcaagtgcttgttcatgtcagttCCAATTAGGTATGCCGCCGCATGCATGGCAGccagaaagtttttcccctagcagtatctGTCGGGTCGGCTCAGGTGCCCCCCTGGGGTCATACCTTTATGGCGCGGGATATAGAACCCTGCCGACCTGCCACCCCATCAGTTCTTTCTTACCACCTGTGACGGTTGGCCGGAATGCTCATGGCTCTTGCTCTGTAAGTGCAACTCCCCTAGTTTCTTGACTTCTTCATGTAAATAGTTTGTATGTAGTGTATAGTTGTATTAGTTTAGATTTAgatatgatttagttgggggtgcaccttttgcccccccccacccccttttttcctTTGTACCAGGGCATGCCTCAATCCCTGGGGTTTAAACCCTCAATAGACTGTGGCAAGCATATGACCCTCACACTTCTTGCCTGAAGTGTCTTGGGGAAGGCCACCTCAAGGAGCACTGCAAGATCTGCAAGGGTTTTCGGCCAAGCACCCAAAAAGAGAGGGAGCAGCGCCTCAAGGTACTGCTGATGGAGGCTGCTTTGTTTCCCCATTTGGACCCTGGCTTTGCGGAGCAGACGCCAAGCGCCTCAGCACTGGTACGTGGTGCCCTGGCACAGTCAGGACATGAGTCGGTGCCAAGAAAGGACTCTAGTAGAGACTCTTGGCACCGGCAGGCGTTTCCTCATAGGAGCTCCGCACAGGGCAGTGGGTGGTACCTTTCTCATTCTCTGGTCCCCCACAAGAAGAGAAGACCCGAGAAGGGACATTCCCCCATGCCCAGGGCAGCACTGTAGGAGCCCGCTGTGAGACTCATGTACGGCCACGGGAGCTCAGCCTTCGTATCGAAGGTCACGTTGCCTCCTGCCAATAGAGCTCGCTTGTTCGGACCTGGTCAGACAAGTCgtccttggcagtaggaaaccttCCACAAGGGCTACCTACCTGGCCAACTGGAggagattttcaatctggtcaGCACAACGCTGTCCATTTCCAACTCTCATGTCCATAGCCCTCAGACTACCTTCTCCATTTCAAGCAGCAGGGGTTGTTCATGTCATCAATAAAGGTTCACTTGGCTGCCATTTCTGCCTTCCATCCAGGTACAGGTGGTCGGTCTTTGCCAACCCCATGGTCGGTCGTTTCCTGAAAGGCCTCGACAGGCTATACCCACACATCTGACAGCTGGTCCCAgcatgggacctcaacctggtcctttTCAGACTAATGGGGCCATCTTTCAAACCACTGGCAACATGTTCTCTGCTGTACCTCTCCTACATGGTGGTGTTTCTGGTGGCAATCATGTCAGCCACGAGATGTCTGAGCTCAAGGCCTTAACATCAGATCCCCCTTACACTGTGTTCTATAAGGATAAAGTTCAGTTCAGACTGCATCCAGCTTTCCTTCGtaaggttgtctcccagtttcacatcaaTCAGGATATCTTTCTCCCAGTTTTCTACCCTAAGCTGCGCTCTAGCAGTGAAGAGCAAAAATGTCACTCGGACGTTCGCCAGGCATTAGCTTTTTGCATTGAGCAAATGAAACCGTTCCAGAAGTCCATTCAGCTGTTTGTTGCAGTAGTGTACAGAATGAAAGGGCTTTCCAGTCTGCTCCCAAAGGATTTAGtcatggatcacgtcctgcatccCGGCGTGCTACGACCTTGCGAAGGTACCTGCCTCTTCACTTACAGCAAACTCCGTGAGGGCGCAGGTTTTGTCAGCTGCATTCCTGGAGCATGTTCCAATCCAGGAAATATGCAGAGCAGCAATGTGGTCATCAATACACTTTTACCTCACATTACACTAtcgcccagcaggccagagacgatgcaGCCTTTGGTAGAGCCGTGCTGCAGTCAGTGAACCCCTGAGCTCTGACCCTGCCTCCAAACTTGGACTTGGTAATCGcctaattggaattgacatgaatcagcactccgggggggggggggacagttaCCTACCTTCTCAtaattgttcttcaagatgtggtgttcatgtctTTTCCAATATCCACCCTCCTACTCTTCTGTCAGAGCAgctggcaagaagaaactgagggtgtGGCGGTCGGCAGGGTCCTGTATCCAGCGCCATAAAGGCGTGACCCCAGGGTGTGCCTGAGCCGACCCGACGGATACTACTAGGGGAAAACCTTTTTGGCTGCCGTGCATGcggtgcacacacacctaattggagtggacatgaacaacacatcttgaagaacaagagTTACGAGAAGTTATGTTTTTTTGCCTGCTCCATGGTCATGGAGCTTTGAAGGGAACCATAATAAAATGGTTGCCCTAAAATGAATAGGCTCAGGCATCCTTAGGATCCTGTATAAGACCAACTTTCCAGTGCAGAAACAGTGGGGAAAATGCTATAGTTAGAGgccagaaaacaaatatttattgtaaaACCTTAAATCttatttattatataaaatatctCCTAACTGGGAAATTGACTAAGATGTAGGATTTAAAGTTTATATAGGGCACTTTTTCAGCAATATTTCTTGCTTCTATATAGTGCAGCTTTGAATTGTGGCATTTGAATCTCTTGTGGGCTTCAGCAGCTCAGGAGCTGGTCACGTTTTTCTATATTTGCCCAGAATTTCTTTCTTCGGaagttttagaaaaatatttaaaatccaaTATTCGGCAAATGTTTGCACTATTGCTGCTGAAATCTATACCAGACTACAAGAGTACAAAACCCAAGGTTGGGATGAAAGAGAAGCTAAACACATTTTTTGCTGTATCAGGCTCTCTTGCACACTGAGCAGTGAAGAACAGGTACTTTAAGTGAAGCCATCATGTGGGCTGGGCTACTTGGTAGTGCTTTGTCTGTCAAATGTCTGAGCTCAGTTCTGTTTGCTTCTGGAGGAAGCTGGAGGTGTGGGAGTACTCCATAGGATGGAGTGGAAAGGGAAGTGCCTTGATTGTGGCCAGTAAGGATTAGTGGTATCTGGCTTCTAGTCCCTTTCAGTCAGTCTCTTCATGTGGAGTTGGCAGTTACAACACTTGGCCTAAAGATTAGACATTAGGGGAAATGTAGGGATCCTCAGGTTTATGATAAATGTAAATCCTTGCTGAGAAAAACATCTGTATTATGATCTCTTTATAAGGGTAACCTATGTTATGATaactattttaatatttaattaacatttatttttttaaacctgcaaatCATTTTAACCTGCCTTTTTAACACTAATTTATAGGTATTTGCCTCATTAATGAAGGACAACAAAGAAGGGGACAAGAACCATAGCCCAGCACTGAAAAGCTAATCTCCATAATGTAAAGGTCTATTGATGTAGAAAACCACTTGATTAAAAAGGATTTATTACATCATTTTTACGTGAAAACCACTATAGAGAAAAGCTTAAGAAACACGAGAAGAGACAGTATTTGACTGAGTACAGTGGCAGAAATTGATGAAATCTTCACCCTGTTGCCAGTATTAAATAGCTTTTTGTGGGAAGAATTGTTTTCACAGAAAGCAAAATACTAGAACTTGTGAAACTGAGAAGTGGGTAatacatatttaatatttaaaaagaatctgCTTAATgcaataaatatttgtaataacttTTGTTGGTACTTACAAAAATTTAGACATACTTTTTTTACAAATACCACAAAGGCACTTTTTTTGGGGAgtgatgaaaatattaaataagtacTGCTATCTGAACCAAACACTCTGGTACAAAATTACCACCACAATTAACCAGTAAGAAATATTGTGGACCAAATGAGTTTGTTTCGGTATGTTTGTACCAGATAATATAAAGTATTGGGGTATGTCTTATTTAGCTCACTTAAATTGTAGCTTCATTCTTCAGTTTAGGCAAATTTAACTCAGGAACTGTGGAAATATTGTGCCCTATCCTGCTACAaatgaagtcagtagcaaaagtCCAGTTGACTTAAATGGTGGCAATATCAGGCCCATTATTTGTAGTGTATTATAAAGGTGTGTATACACTGCAAATTAAGGTATAATGGTAGCATGGGTAGGTATACTGGTGCAACAATTCTTAATCTAGTTAGCATGAGTAACAGATGGTTTCAATCATTTGTTTTTTGAAGTGTTGGGTGTGCAGCTTTCTTAAAGGAAAATTAAATGGATATTCCATGAACTGTTTGCCACCAACAGTTTATCTTGCTTAATCATTACTAATAAAAGAAATGGTTCTCTCTTATGCTTGATGGTAAACactaaaaaaaatcttctgacaAGTCTCTGTATGTTTTCAGGAGCATTGATACTAAAAATTTCAGCCCAcacaaaaatgctgaaaaaaaaatgcagacagaATAGTTTTTGAAACTTTCTTTTATGGTGTGCAATACTAAAAAATCCAAAAAGCATATTGTTTGGCAatactttgctttttcttttaattgtatgAGATCTAAGATCATATGGTACATGTCACACAAGCAGATATTTCCTAGTTTCTAAAATATGTAAAACACAATGTTCGATCTTAGGGATTAGAAATTGAAAACGGATAATACTCTAAGTAGCTAACACTTGCTCTTTCGGAGTCCATTTTTGATAGtatttaatgtaaataaattGCTTACTTGTGATTTTGTAATTGGTCCCTCTGTGGAAATGAAGTCAGATTTatcattacatatttttaaatttgggaGGTTTTTTCAGTTGTCCAGTGTTAAAAGCAGAGTCTGCATAACTTGTTCTGGTTAAAGATTTGAATTACAGTGTAGTGCAACTTTTTATGTCGCTATCTGGtttaaaactacatttaaatATACTACTCATAACATACAATTTAAAGTTAAAATGTCTGAGATTTTTTCTTGTGTGTATTCACTACTTTAATTGGATCCAAtttatttgtcttttgtttttgagttctgTTGTACAGTTTTCTTACTTTTCAAGTACAAACATGTATATAAAATTGTAAATAGAAGGGATCTAGCCTTCATTTAAGACCACTAGTAACAATCCTGTGTAAATAAAACTCATAAGCAGAACAAGTACTTGCGTCTCTTTTCCCTTTTGGGGGCATCTTCTTTAATTTAATACAGGAGAAAACTCTTGCCTAAAAAAACTTCTTGCCAAACTTTTCTCTTCAATCTGATAGAGTTGTACCTAAAAGATTTTCTTGTAGTGAggaaaactgaaatgtattaattgATAAGCTTGATGTACTGTgttgctggtcatcccaggtgaTAGATTCAGCAACATTGCTGATCTATCCCATTTAACATATGTACAATGCACAGCATAGTAGGGCCTTtgggtactactgtaatacaaatgagtTGATATCGATTTGGGAGTGCTGGTTTGCTGGTGAGctaggctgggggtgtggggaatGCCCCCATGAAAGTGTTCCACTTGTGGTCCTGTCCTGGGGGTCACTGATGGAGCCAGAGTCAAGGGGGGGCATTTTGCTGTCTTGATAATAGATAGGCATGTTAACTGTGTTGCCAGGGACAGTCAAGGGGATGGAAAAACTGACTTGTATTCAGTGAGTCACTCCTTATTTCATTGTTGACCCAAAGGCACATGTTGAATTTGTTCTGACAAAGGGTTGCTTTTCTGATAGTGTGAGGAGGAGGTGGAAATCAGTCTGTCCTCACCAAAACTTGTTCTACGTCCGGGAAATAGTGAAAATTTGGACAGAAGAGGTATGATGGCGACCTTTCCTCTGTCAATAGATCAGAAGAGGACAGTATTACAATTCAGGCAATAAAGAGGTTAACATTAATTGGATAGTAGTTTGGGCATAGGAGACACCTGAATTGTGAGCAGTAATATCATATGTGCTTCAGGTAGGGTAATCACATGCCCTTATATTAGGGTTTTTGTCTTATATACACAACTatatgctccccccaccctcctgaaAAAAGTGtcctaatttttcacacttgctatctggtcaccctagtttcagGTTTTCTTCTGCTGAAGTTACATGCTAATAGAGGATCAGTCTAATCCTCAAGGGTATAATGAAAGGATTGGTCCAGAACCAGCACACATTGGAAATGGTTACTattgctttcatagaatcataggacgggaagggactttgagaggtcatctaatccagttccctgcactcatggaaggactaagtattatctagaccattgctgacaggtgtttgtctaacctgctcttaaaaaaatctccagtgatggagattccacagcctccctaggcaatttattccagtgctttaccaacctgataggaagtttttcctaatgtccaacctaaacctcctttgctgcaatttaagcccattgcttcttgtcctatcctcagaggtgctTTCATGAAGCACCTACTGATAACTCTGCTCAATGAAAATCCAAAACAGAAAAGTGGTTCTGCATTACAACTCACACCAATGCTTGTGAATTATtaaaaaatgaggggggaaaaagtaggatggtccagtggttagagcagttgACTTGGACTTGGGGACCTGTagtgaggacaaatacattaaagactattTGGTGCTCAGATATGGTgctgatgggagccatataagtattTACTATAGAATGAGGATATGAGAGTGCttcatataacttttttttttttttggcgtttCAGAAGACAGGAGGGTGGGGCGTAGTCTGTGCTCAGCCTCCAATTGTAAGTTGGTGATATTAGACAAAATGATATACTGTTTCCCTTGCTTCACTGATGTCAAAACCCCTTGTCCCTAAACATGCATTCAGACGATAATCTCTTGAAATTCTGTCCAGACTTCTTGTGATCAAGGTGTAAAGTAGTAGTAACAATCTGTTAGTACCCTCAATTTGTAGCTTAATTTTCAAAAAGGATATGAGCTGGAAACTCTCTGCTTCTGCCAGACCTTGGTCCTTAATTTGCTAAATATCAATAAGAGTATACCTGTGACAGTTATGCAGACAATCCCATGATGTGGTGCGGTGGAGTGTGGATAGAATAATAAATGATTTCAGTATCTGCTGCTTTACCATAGGACTTTAGCTGGGGTATTAGTTGTCAGTTCAGTTCTGTCTTAGGGACAGCAAAGGCATTCATCCAACTGTttggaagaatcatagaatatcagggttggaagggacctcaggaggtcatctagttcaactccctgctcaaagcaggaccactccccaatttttgccccacatccctaaatggccccctcaaggattgaactcccaaccctgggtttagcaggccaaagctcaaaccactgagctatccctcccccctttctctCAGCTCTTCATAATTAGAGGAACAATGTACTTGGTACCAAGCGCCAACCTATGTTAGCTAGGCCATCAGTAATGAGGAATTATATTGTACCAGTCCAGGGGAGCTAAAGAGTTCAGCCTTCCTCACAGGAAGGCCTAGTTGCTGTGGTGATAAGCATATGGATTGTGGCGGGTAGAAGAGTCTGACTTAATGGAGGCTAAAGAATGGTACTCTATAAAACTAGCATTGCTGATGCGAAATAAACTAGGACAACACAATTTCACAGGAATGTAACAAACCTCCTCAGGGACATCCAAACAACTCCATGTAGGAAACCAAACGAAATAGTCTTTCGTTAACTGTTTTATTGATGCTTTATGTTGACAGATCATTCTAACTTCAGCCAGTTTTGAAAGTTCAGTATACTTATCTTTTGCACAACCGGGTCACTATAACTTGTTTCAAATTCATGTGAAACAGCTTTCAAAAGCAGTTGGTTTCATGCTGTATGAGGTCAACAGGAGTGTAAGTAGGTGATCTAGCTACTATACTGAAGTGAGTGCTTTCAAATCTTGCCAGAATATTACTGGTTGGGAATGTTGATTTCTGTTTCACCTTGTCATTTTGGTTTAGGGCATGAGTTAGTAGGGTGAGggcatgggtgctggaactaaaGGTGCAGGGGTGCTGGCTTGacatttccattatatacagggtttacagtttggttcaatggcttcaACACGCCCACTATAAAAACTTGTTCTAGCATCCCTGGGTGAGGGTGGCAGGTTCTCTAGCACCagtaaatatttttccccatcttGGTTGAAATGAACGAGTAGCAGCAGTTGGATTCTCCTGACCAGAATAGTGtttccaactttctaatagcaaaaaactgaacaccctagccctgctccttccctaaGGCCCTACCCCTGGTCACTACCTTGCCACTCCCCTGGTGGCTTGCTCTGCCctactctcactcactttcactgggctggggcagagagttcgGGTTGAGGGCTCGAAGTGGGGGTGTGTGTATCCTGcatggtggggccagaaataaagggttcagggggcaggaagttaggggtgcagtagggggtgagggctccacctgggggctctggggtggggctggggatgagaggtgtGCACTACAGGaacaggctccaggctggggctgagagatttggagtgtgggaggggactgtaggttgaggcagggagttaggatgccggagggggtactggctctgggctgaggtgtggactctggggtggggctggagatgagggaagctgtgctgcaccctggaagaAGCTAGCAccaggtccagctcctagacgGGTGGGGTAGGAGCCTCTATGTGCTACTCTTGCCTGGCCCCAGGCACCGCATTGTGGAGCCTCctagtgcttggggtggggagggtgcatGGTCCACTACCTAGGAGCTAGACCTGCTAGCTGCTTCTGGGGCGgagcatggtgccaggacaggtagggactagcctgccttagatcCCCAGAACTGCTGACCGGACTCTTAACTGCCCTCTGGGTGGTGCTGAGAGGAACCACcagagtccctttttgactgggtgctCCAGTCGAAACCCGCACACCTGGAAACCAGCAACAACTTATCTTCATGGAGTTGTTCCTGATTGACTCTCTTGTGGCCATGTAGCCTGGACCAGGAGTCGCCACCCATGCAGCTAGCCAGGAACAACTCCACAGGGAGAGACAAGCCTGTGAATGGTTTTCAGGCTTTCAGCAAAATAGACCAGACGCTGCGAGAGGTCCTAGGGTTTCAAGGGCTACTGCTGCAGCTGTTGCCTCACGTGTGGGCGTGCAGGAGGGGCGCCGGCCCCTTTAACCAGgccgctgcagccccagctcaccgTCGGGGTTGGAATGGAGCAGGGCGACTCTAGGCCCGGGGCGGGGTCACACACGTCTCAGGGGCGTGTGGTGCGCGGCCAAACACGCCC encodes:
- the TBC1D12 gene encoding TBC1 domain family member 12 isoform X7, which encodes MVAEAKKREIKEAHKRKRIMKERFKQEENIASAMVIWINEILPNWEGMRTTRRVRELWWQGLPPSVRGKVWSLAVGNELNITHELYEIFLSRAKERWKSFSETNSENDIEDAGVSVADREASLELIKLDISRTFPSFYIFQKGGPYHDLLHSVLGAYTCYRPDVGYVQGMSFIAAVLILNLEEADAFIAFANLLNKPCQLAFFRVDHSMMLKYFAAFEVFFEENLPKLFLHFKSYSLTPDIYLIDWIFTLYSKSLPLDLACRVWDVFCRDGEEFLFRTGLGILRLYEDILLQMDFIHIAQFLTKLPEDITSEKLFSCIAAIQMQNSNKKWAQVFASLMKDNKEGDKNHSPALKS